The Lonchura striata isolate bLonStr1 chromosome 13, bLonStr1.mat, whole genome shotgun sequence DNA window GAACAGAcaggcagaactaacatctgaaTCCCACTGCCCTCGAAGCTGCAGGAACACTGAGCTaagctcagctgctgcaggggcagaaaCAACCAAGGCTAAGATGTGTACTGAGGCTCGGGTTATTTGGCAGTGCAGTTTGGGAATGCAGACTGTCCCTTGGGAGAGGGTTTGCTCACTGCTGCAGCGGCTCTCAGAGCAGGAATGGCTGTGCCAAGGAAAAATCTGCCTCCATGGAGGTGAGGGAGTAAACGCTGATTTATGTGGATGCTCCCTAATGTCAGTGATGTTGTAGTGCAGCTTTATTATACTTAAACCTCTTTAAGTATTCATTGAGATCAGAGCACAGTTTGTCAGCCACCACAAGGCTGTCTCTGAAGCAGATTTTAAATTGATGAGATCAGAGAAGGGGCATCTGGGGAAAATGAGGCATGGGCAGGGAATTTCCCAATGTATTTTCCCAAAGCTTCACTGGCAGCGCCCCATGGGAGCGCTGCATGGCTGGATGAGGGGAGCTGGTTTTATCCTGTGCTTTCCCCATGTAATGGGGACACCCAGACCCAGGAGATGGGTTATAGAGAGGGTATCAGGCCTTTTGCTGCTGACCCAGAGCAGGGACTGATCTGTTTTTCTTGAAGGCAAATTCCAAGCATGTCAGACCCACCAGGCTGATGCATtcctctgggctcctgctggtcacagaCATTCAGCTGCACACTCTCATGGGGTAAAGATGTTTCTATCTTCCTATGTAAAATTGCTGAAAGtgggaatagaaagaaaaatgaggcaGAAGACCTCAGGATGAGTCTGCCAGTGAACACATGTGCTGTGTGTTGGGAAGGAAATGGCTTTCTACAACTGTATCCAAGGAGATCCTGCCAGAAATGAGTGCCCTTGTCCTAAAAAAGGgatgtaaaaaataataaaatgcagtaTCAAAGAGACAGTACTGTTTTTTTCATGTAGACTCTTTGGGTCCTTTTGAAGTGATAATGTTTATTTCTTATTCCCTTATTGGGATGATCCTCTATCACATTTTCCTGTGTGTTTGTATTACCCAGTCTGAATGTTGGTACTAGTGCAGATCAGGAACAATACAACCAAGTCATGTGAGTTGTGCTGCTGTCATCAAGATTGGGTTAAAGTCTAGAGATTACACCACTGGATGTGCTCATCTGCTCAGGTGGGGGCACTTCCACCCATGGATTTGAGTTGGGATTTTCACAAGCTTTTGGCATGGACATGGGGTCAAACTGCTGGGGGGAAACAGTTGGACCAAAGCTGAGAATATTCAGTGGAAGGGAGTTTGTCCCATCTCATCCACATcaaaatatttatggaaaatCCTCCCAGGGAACGTTCAACCAGTTGAAGTAAGAAATCCTCAGACTTTCTGGAAATTAACATAGCTCTTAACAGATTGTGAATTGTTCTGAACAACAAATATCCTTGCatggaaaaaagccaaattaaATCTAAACTAAGGGCAAAAGAAATCCTTGCAGAGAGAAGATGAGTCACTGAATTAAAAGTCTTACAGGGAACCTTTTGTATCTTGGCCACACAATCAGTGCCAATGAGTGTCTTTCTGCTAGTGAAAGGGGATGAGAGACACAGacagaaaactggaaaatatttccaacaATTTGATCTGAAACTAAAGCCTTTAGTTTGTAAAAGATGGTCAAAGAAACGAAAAGATTATGACTCGCCTAGTATGTACTTTTAGATCAAGTTCTTTGATCCTTAGGCTAGAAAAATTGAAGTCCCTTCCTTTCACAGTGAAAGCCCTGTCTAAACTCCTCAGGGAATTTTAagagattaagaaaaaaaatgatctATTTCACATGGAAACCTGTCTGAAATGGTGACACACTGAGATGTTAATCCTAGTTAACTGAATCCATGAATGCAAAACCTTCCAGTTAAATTACCTGTGGGACAAAGAAAGAATTGCTTATCTGGTGCAGTAAAAGAAACAGTAAGATCTTGCTGTGACTTTTATGCTGGTATGGTGTGGCAGCTTTTCTGCAAACCTGTTTCTTGATTATTGAAAAAATTTGTCATGTGGGATCTTCCTCTGTGGCCAGAGATTCTGTTATGGCATGTGCTGTGTCTATCCATGGGAAAAACATCCTCCTGGTTTGAAGGCAGCCCCTGAGAGAGGGAGAGCATTACTGCcacctgctcctgttcctgtctctttttaaagaaatacttaaaattcTTTTAGATCCTCAATAAAATGGCCCAGACTACATTTGCAGGCTGGTTAACCTGTGctacagaaacaggaatgaaacCCTTGACAGCTGCACAGCAGTAACTGGCTACTTTTCTGCTCACACAGGCAAAATGAACATTCAGGAGTATTTTGGAAGAATATCTTACAACAAGCCCCATAAGGATGCAGACTTGCAAACCCTGACAGCCATCTTCCAGCATCACATCCAGAGCATTCCTTTCGAGAACCTCAGCATGCACTGCGGGGAGGCCATTGAACTGGATTTGCAGTCTACTTACAATAAGATTGTGAGAAAGAAACGTGGTGGATGGTGCCTGGAAACCACCCACCTCCTCTTCTGGGCCCTGCAAGAATTAGGGTATGATGTCTGTATTCTGGGTGCAAACAGCTATGACCCAGCAGAGAAGGGATACACTGCTCAGATAAACCATATCCTGCTGAAGGTGGTGATCAAGGGAGAGTCCTACATAGTAGATCCTGGGTTTGGTGGTGCCTACCAGATGTGGCAGCCACTGATGTTGATTTCTGGGAAGGACCAACCCCAGGTTCCTGGCATTTTCCACTTCATGGAAGACAATGGCACCTGGTACTTTGAAAAAGTCAAAAGGAAGCATTATATTCCTGAGCACAGCAAGAATGACTTCCCTCATACTCCAGAACTGGGGAATATCCGAAAAATATATAGATTTACTCTCGAGCCACGGCATATAGATGACTTCCAGGAGCTAAATGCATACCTCCAAGTGTCTCCAGATAATATCCTTCGGAAGAAGTCAATCTGCAGTCTCCAAACCACCAGTGGGGTCCTTGCCTTAGTTGGATGGACCCTCACTGAGATGAAGTATAACTACACAGAGGACATGGACCTGGTGAACATCACAACCCTTACAGATGAAGAGGTTGAGAAGACACTGAAAGATAAATTCAATATAGTACTGGAGAACAAACTTGTACCAGTAAATGTTCGTGGCTTGCCACCTAATTTAGTGGATAAAATCTAATTGTAACAATGTGCTAGGT harbors:
- the LOC110476355 gene encoding arylamine N-acetyltransferase, liver isozyme, translating into MNIQEYFGRISYNKPHKDADLQTLTAIFQHHIQSIPFENLSMHCGEAIELDLQSTYNKIVRKKRGGWCLETTHLLFWALQELGYDVCILGANSYDPAEKGYTAQINHILLKVVIKGESYIVDPGFGGAYQMWQPLMLISGKDQPQVPGIFHFMEDNGTWYFEKVKRKHYIPEHSKNDFPHTPELGNIRKIYRFTLEPRHIDDFQELNAYLQVSPDNILRKKSICSLQTTSGVLALVGWTLTEMKYNYTEDMDLVNITTLTDEEVEKTLKDKFNIVLENKLVPVNVRGLPPNLVDKI